In Macadamia integrifolia cultivar HAES 741 chromosome 13, SCU_Mint_v3, whole genome shotgun sequence, one DNA window encodes the following:
- the LOC122059803 gene encoding proline-rich extensin-like protein EPR1, translating to MSTRNHLLALLLLGVVTLTTPTTLADYHKRPFFAKPPTPLHKPPPIEKPPGPVYSPPEKEKPPPTPVYAPPKGEKSPPKTKPPTPVYTPPKVEKPPPTPVYTPP from the coding sequence ATGTCTACGCGGAACCATCTCCTAGCGTTGCTCCTCCTTGGAGTGGTGACTCTCACCACCCCCACTACCTTGGCCGATTACCACAAGCGTCCCTTCTTTGCGAAGCCACCAACACCTCTTCACAAGCCTCCTCCAATAGAGAAGCCACCCGGTCCAGTTTATAGTCCACCGGAGAAAGAGAAACCACCACCAACTCCTGTGTACGCACCACCCAAAGGGGAGAAATCACCACCGAAGACCAAGCCACCAACTCCTGTTTACACTCCCCCCAAGGTGGAGAAACCTCCACCAACTCCGGTGTACACACCCCCCTAA
- the LOC122059910 gene encoding lysine histidine transporter-like 2 isoform X1 — protein MDEEISKPRGLPEENGRENDAGVQFVLESKGKWRHAGYHLTTAIVGPTILALPYTFSGMGWAVGFLCLTVIGLVTFYAYYLMSKVLDHCEKQGPRHFRFRELAADVFGSGWMFYFVIIVQTAVNTGVAIGTILLSGECIECFAEMLYFFLSGLPRAILKEIDVDDPTEIGEERVKKAFKFFCKLEQLDKTIEWSWPAEKFEPESQANDVVHSNSSLVVAAPDCIYSEVEAPNVSNAIVVDRKVGNSDVSLAVVAATCAAEEDEEDDDDDDDEIKEIGSDEIV, from the exons atggatgaagagatttcaAAACCCAGAGGTTTACCAGAGGAGAATGGCCGGGAAAATGATGCCGGAGTTCAGTTTGTTCTTGAATCgaaag gGAAGTGGCGGCACGCAGGGTATCATCTGACGACGGCGATAGTAGGTCCGACGATATTGGCGTTGCCGTACACATTTAGTGGGATGGGATGGGCGGTGGGATTCCTCTGTTTAACGGTTATAGGACTCGTCACCTTTTATGCCTATTATCTAATGTCAAAGGTCCTCGATCACTGCGAGAAACAAGGTCCCCGTCATTTTCGCTTCCGGGAACTCGCCGCCGACGTCTTCg GTTCCGGGTGGATGTTTTATTTTGTAATCATCGTCCAAACAGCTGTCAACACCGGAGTTGCCATTGGTACTATATTGCTTTCCGGAGAATGTATTGAG TGTTTTGCAGAGATGCTCTATTTTTTCCTCTCTGGCCTCCCACGGGCCATACTGAAGGAGATCGATGTAGATGATCCAACTGAAATAGGTGAAGAAAGAGTGAAAAAAGCCTTCAAGTTCTTTTGTAAACTTGAGCAATTAGATAAGACAATCGAATGGTCATGGCCAGCTGAGAAATTTGAACCTGAAAGTCAAGCAAATGATGTTGTCCACTCTAATTCTTCTCTTGTAGTTGCGGCTCCTGATTGTATTTATTCAGAAGTTGAGGCACCTAACGTATCAAACGCCATTGTCGTTGATAGAAAGGTTGGCAATAGTGATGTTTCTCttgctgttgttgctgctaCTTGTGCtgcagaggaagatgaagaagacgacgatgatgatgatgatgaaattaAAGAAATTGGGTCTGACGAGATTGTTTGA
- the LOC122059910 gene encoding probable GABA transporter 2 isoform X2, whose product MDEEISKPRGLPEENGRENDAGVQFVLESKGKWRHAGYHLTTAIVGPTILALPYTFSGMGWAVGFLCLTVIGLVTFYAYYLMSKVLDHCEKQGPRHFRFRELAADVFGLREMGRKQGGLYINPKKFGTRKPCMKEMVTFLNCLLLNQNNDGKCVRQKELLITYMDAQTGKSRKP is encoded by the exons atggatgaagagatttcaAAACCCAGAGGTTTACCAGAGGAGAATGGCCGGGAAAATGATGCCGGAGTTCAGTTTGTTCTTGAATCgaaag gGAAGTGGCGGCACGCAGGGTATCATCTGACGACGGCGATAGTAGGTCCGACGATATTGGCGTTGCCGTACACATTTAGTGGGATGGGATGGGCGGTGGGATTCCTCTGTTTAACGGTTATAGGACTCGTCACCTTTTATGCCTATTATCTAATGTCAAAGGTCCTCGATCACTGCGAGAAACAAGGTCCCCGTCATTTTCGCTTCCGGGAACTCGCCGCCGACGTCTTCg GTCTAAGAGAGATGGGTCGAAAACAAGGTGGTTTGTATATAAATCCAAAGAAGTTTGGAACTAGGAAACCTTGCATGAAGGAGATGGTAACCTTCCTCAATTGTTTGTTGCTGAACCAGAACAATGACGGTAAATGTGTTCGGCAGAAGGAACTTCTTATTACCTACATGGATGCTCAG ACTGGGAAAAGCAGAAAGCCTTGA